From a region of the Dictyostelium discoideum AX4 chromosome 2 chromosome, whole genome shotgun sequence genome:
- a CDS encoding WD40 repeat-containing protein — MRDSISPPSSSSSPSSPSIPVEILATPPRIGLSNTNSNNNNNNNNSSSNRLYSRLTSNNFSNSKKKSTSSPTSPTFSNFTSKFSNFLSIKKNSSSSNNSNNNNNNNNSSGNILSSSLNNSNGDDNNILNIEKLCIADNEDSSISEEYDDCYDGYSNNNNSNNINNTDSGDEEYISNNNNINNNNNNNNNDSGFNFFDLPIEIRMHILSFSDAVDLSKTCTVSKYWKSMVDDEQLWNNLNKSIFGESAKNEIFWKGTVIKNLLKLREFGEKDSDLKLLWACENGHDQILQRSFDSKRSNVVSPALLHLNNVNNTNNNTNININVPIIQINQVLDDYPQQPQQPPPQPQQNVNINNNEENEEDSEEEEEDENNNNNNEQQEQEQEQEQQNNHHHHHHHHHHQQQRRNNNNNNNDNNNEVDLEMEDIDVGNTSSPIISESNGISLKKRNKFLLKASYKGHRSVIECLLRNGADIETNTRSGFTALHMACGKGHVEAAESLILANAKIECKNKNGSTPLHTAAQKGHVRVVELLITHGANIEATNINGVTPLNSAAHNGHTEVVRCLLEHNANMEAINKNGITPLYSAAHRGHYKVVECLLEYKANIEGTTKNHGATPLYISAQEGYTEIVNLLLENRANVEAKIRSGMRCGATPLYTACHRGHVDIVELLLKYKANTQVTDRNGSTPLHKASSEGHVSVVECLLNHNADIKARARDGLCPLDVAHKNVKKILKQADVARAGSNNSMDCQIM; from the exons ATGAGAGATTCGATAAGCCCaccttcatcttcttcatcaccatcatcaccatccaTTCCAGTTGAAATTTTAGCTACTCCACCTAGAATTGGCCTAAGCAatacaaatagtaataacaataataataataataatagtagtagtaatcgTCTTTATTCTCGTTTAACaagtaataatttttcaaatagtaaaaagaaatcaactAGCTCTCCAACATCACcaactttttcaaattttacatcaaaattttcaaattttcttagtataaaaaagaatagcagtagtagtaataatagtaataataacaataataacaacaatagttCTGGTAATATTTTAAGTAGTAGtcttaataatagtaatggagatgataataatattttaaatatagaGAAACTTTGTATTGCAGATAATGAGGATAGTAGCATAAGTGAAGAATATGATGATTGTTATGATggatattcaaataataataatagtaataatattaataatacagaTAGCGGAGATGAAGAATATATaagtaacaataataatattaataataataacaacaacaataataatgatagtggttttaacttttttgatttaccaattgaaattagaATGCacattttatcattttcagaCGCAGTAGACCTTTCAAAAACATGTACAGTCTCTAAATATTGGAAATCTATGGTTGATGATGAACAACTTtggaataatttaaataaatctatttttgGTGAAAGtgcaaaaaatgaaatt ttttggaAAGGAAcagttataaaaaatttattaaaattaagagAATTTGGAGAAAAAGATtcagatttaaaattactatGGGCATGTGAAAATGGTCACGACCAAATTTTACAAAGATCATTTGACAGCAAAAGATCAAATGTTGTTTCACCAGCATTattacatttaaataatgttaataatactaataataatacaaatattaatataaatgttccaataattcaaataaatcaagTTTTAGATGACTacccacaacaaccacaacaaccaccaccacaaccacaacaaaatgtaaatattaataacaatgaagaaaatgaagaagatagtgaagaagaagaggaagatgaaaataataacaataataatgaacaacaagagcaagaacaagaacaagaacaacaaaataatcatcatcatcaccaccatcatcatcatcatcaacaacaacgtcgtaataataataataataataatgataataataatgaagttgATTTAGAAATGGAAGATATTGATGTTGGTAatacatcatcaccaataatTAGTGAATCAAATGGtatatcattaaaaaagagaaataaatttttattaaaagcaTCATATAAAGGACATCGTTCAGTGATTGAATGTTTGTTAAGAAATGGTGCAGACATTGAAACCAATACACGTTCAGGCTTCACAGCATTACATATGGCATGCGGAAAAGGTCATGTTGAAGCAGCCGAATCTTTGATATTGGCAAATGCAAAGATTGAATGTAAAAATAAGAATGGTTCAACACCTTTACATACGGCCGCACAAAAAGGTCATGTTAGAGTGGTGGAGCTATTGATTACTCATGGTGCAAACATTGAGGCAACCAATATCAATGGCGTTACTCCATTGAATTCAGCGGCTCACAATGGTCATACAGAGGTGGTACGTTGTCTATTGGAACATAATGCCAACATGGAAGCTATCAATAAGAATGGTATCACTCCACTCTATTCAGCAGCCCATAGAGGTCATTATAAAGTGGTAGAGTGTTTATTAGAGTACAAGGCAAATATTGAAGGTACCACAAAGAACCATGGTGCAACACCACTCTATATATCAGCACAAGAGGGTTACACTGAAATCGTCAATCTTTTATTGGAGAATCGTGCAAATGTCGAAGCGAAAATTAGATCGGGTATGAGATGTGGTGCAACTCCACTCTATACAGCTTGTCATAGAGGTCATGTTGATATCGTTGAATTATTACTCAAATACAAAGCAAACACTCAAGTCACCGATAGAAATGGTTCAACTCCACTTCATAAAGCTTCCTCCGAAGGTCATGTCAGTGTTGTCGAATGTTTGCTCAATCATAATGCCGATATAAAAGCTAGAGCTCGTGATGGTTTATGTCCTTTAGATGTCGCTcataaaaatgttaaaaaaatattaaaacaagCTGATGTTGCCAGAGCtggttcaaataattcaatggATTGTCAAATTAtgtaa